GGACTGGTGGGGGTGGCTTAAACCGGCTGGACATCTTCTCATATCTGCCCCTGCACATCCTAAACGATGGAACGCTAGTGATCAATGGGCGGGCCACTACCGGCGGTATGAACGTTCAGGACTTGAGTGGATTTTGGAACAAGCTGGATTTCACGTAGTACATACAGAGTGCTATGGATTTCCTCTTGCCAACCTTATCGAGCCTTTCCGCGCACGCTACCATGCTCAGCAGTTAAAGCGACAAAGATTGATGCAGAGCAATGATAATCAGAGCACCTACAGCAAGCAGAGTGGGGTCGAGCGCTCTTTAGAGACAAAATTGTATCCGGTTCAAGCCCATTGGTTGGGCACCAAGGCAATGCGGTTCTTTTGCTATCTGCAGGATATTTTCTCTGGCACTGATTGGGGCAATGGTCTTCTGGTTCTATGCAAAAAAAGATGAAAAGTTACTATCGCTGGTTTGGGCTATGTATTGGCCTTATAGCACTAACCTACTTCTTGAATTCCGCCCTCAAACAGATTTCCACTTTTCCTTCACTTTATTGGGGTCTGAATGGCTATGTCAGTTTTGCCGCAGCAACATTCCTAAACGCTATAGTAACTCTCATTGGGGGATATTCGTGGATTATCTTGCTGCGTGCTTCTGGCGAAACATTAGCAGCCTCTGAAGGCCTTGTGATATTTACCCTATCTCAATTTGCAAAATATATTCCCGGAAATGTGGCGCATCACGCTGGACGGATTGCATTGGCGAACAGTCGGGGGCTTGCTTTGTCGCGAGTGGCCTTCACGATTGTTATCGAGACTAGCTGGCTCATTGTTGCTGCCTCGATCTTGGCAACAATCTGGCTTGTCCTTGAGGGGCAAAACCTATTCGGTTATACTCAAGAACTCCCTACCGTATTCCAACTTGCAGTTACCATAGGTGTAGCCTTTCTCTTTCCGCTCTCAGGGGGATGGATCCTGTTCCAGTGGCACCCCGGTCCTCTTCAAAAGATCCTCAGACATGGTGCTGTTAAGTTCCCTTCGTTTCTCGTCTTGTTGAGTTGTCTGTTTATTTATATGCTGTGTTTTCTTTTTATGGGAGTTGCATCTGATATTTTAGCACAGTATCTTTTCGGTGCAGAAGGGACTCGTATTATTTTATTAACCGGTTCTTTTGCTATTGCTTGGGTGGCAGGATTCCTTGCTCCTGGGGCACCTGCTGGCATAGGTGTAAGAGAAGCAATCCTCCTCAAATTGCTAACTCCTATCTATGGAGGTGGTGTTGCTGTGGGGTTGGCTATCTCTCTTCGTGCAATCACTACTTTGGCCGACGTTCTAACCTTTATCGTGGCTCTCATAGCAAAAGGAACTATGAATTCCAGGCACCGAGAACTGCACCCTCCTCATTTGATAAAGTGACTTTAGCAATCAAAGAATCTCATAGAGGATATAGCTCCCATCGGCGGTTTTGCAACAAAATCTCACCAGATTGGGGTAGTCACGTTCCAAGTTGGCTTTCCAATACCATTGGGCATTCGTGTACAACCGCATCTCACTCAAAGTGCTCTGTGTCCGGGATACCAAGAGCCAACGAACTCCAGTTTTCTTCCCATATTTGACCACTTTTTCGAGAGAATCGTTCGGTAATAAACGACAAGACCCACCGGATAGATATGAACTGAGAGGGCTCAAGCTAAAAACAGGCTCTCCCTCTATCTGTTTCCTCAAACTATAATCTTCTTCTGTACCTTCTGATTTAGGATAGATTTTCAACCCGGTAAAGGATTGAGGAGTAGCAAAGAGGAAAAGCGCATAGACCACGAAAACAACGACGAGGCAGGACAACCTTATTTTTAGCTTGATAGTTACCGCATGAAAACAGACGAATAACTCACCTGCGATATGCATTGATACAAATGGGAAGAGGATATGGGAATACCGCGAAATCTTATCCGTGAAACAAGACACTACAAGCAGATAGAATAAAATGAACAAGGGCAATAATAACCTGTTGAGCCATTTCACCTTCTCGGATTTCACGAAAAACGGTGAAAGACAGAAAAAAAAGAAGGCGCCCAAAATAAAACCGCCTAATGGGTCTCTCAGGTACATGATGTTATTGTAGATTTTACCAAAGAAATACTTCGGGTTCCCAAGTGTAGAAATAAAGTAATTCAAGTATTTGGCCTTTTCTTTATTTTTTCTATTGACACGATAAAGCATTTCGGAGGAATCAGGCAAGAGCTTTCGCAAAAGACGTCGTTTTGCATAGATAGCAGCATAGCTCTTGTCAGGTATGCTTTCAATTCGCTGCATCTCTGCCA
This Candidatus Neomarinimicrobiota bacterium DNA region includes the following protein-coding sequences:
- a CDS encoding glycosyltransferase family 39 protein; protein product: MKLIGKDFAFKPWHLDFFCVVLMFGLNPIIHFINCSPMIFSPDTIAYVTMGRDLFSKGLFYIPSWAHVNNGLIYPPLYPFFIACGNLFFEESLKVAEWVSCLSALAASIPIFLYLKQTTNRVVAVLTVFLIQLNLYYFSFGMRPLSEATFVLTLSWTMFLTLLLFRNSMSNRRGLSLIVGLSCALVFLSRQIGIVIFLFLLGFILLKGLTSYRIERRAFFKNTLFMALGWLIVIVPYTLIIYHQTGHHPLQQNFSTAGHEVTTTDPEVLAEMQRIESIPDKSYAAIYAKRRLLRKLLPDSSEMLYRVNRKNKEKAKYLNYFISTLGNPKYFFGKIYNNIMYLRDPLGGFILGAFFFFCLSPFFVKSEKVKWLNRLLLPLFILFYLLVVSCFTDKISRYSHILFPFVSMHIAGELFVCFHAVTIKLKIRLSCLVVVFVVYALFLFATPQSFTGLKIYPKSEGTEEDYSLRKQIEGEPVFSLSPLSSYLSGGSCRLLPNDSLEKVVKYGKKTGVRWLLVSRTQSTLSEMRLYTNAQWYWKANLERDYPNLVRFCCKTADGSYILYEIL